One window from the genome of Vanessa tameamea isolate UH-Manoa-2023 chromosome 13, ilVanTame1 primary haplotype, whole genome shotgun sequence encodes:
- the LOC113403391 gene encoding transmembrane 9 superfamily member 3 — protein sequence MKILYILFILWHIAYCDEHTHTYKDGEQVVLWMNTVGPYHNRQETYAYFSLPFCAGTKVTIGHYHETLSEALQGVELELSGLDITFKDNVPAQQFCAIELDEQSFKALVYAVKNHYWYQMYVDDLPIWGIVGEIDGDNHYIWTHKKFDIGYNGNRIVEVNLTAENKERLVLNAKIPFTYEVNWKKSNIRFEDRFDKYLDPNFFQHRIHWFSIFNSFMMVIFLVGLVSMILMRTLRKDYARYSKDDDLDDLEKDLGDEYGWKQVHGDVFRPVPHLALFSALVGVGHQLTVVTLAVIIFTIFGELYTERGSLLSTAIFIYAATSPINGYFGGSLYARMGGRLWIKQMLLSAFLLPVLVCGTAFFINFIAMYYHASRAIPFGSMIAVMSICTFVILPLTLVGTVLGRNLAGQPDYPCRINAVPRPIPEKKWFMEPFIIIIMGGILPFGSIFIEMYFIFTSFWAYKIYYVYGFMLLVFLILMIVTVCVTIVCTYFLLNAEDYRWQWTSFLSAGSTALYVYLYSFYYFIFKTKMYGLFQTTFYFGYMALFSLTLGIICGTVGYIGTSIFVRKIYSTVKID from the coding sequence atgaaaattctatacattttatttattttgtggcaTATTGCTTACTGTGATGagcatacacatacatataaggATGGAGAACAAGTGGTACTATGGATGAACACCGTAGGCCCATACCACAATCGCCAAGAAACGTACGCATATTTTTCCCTTCCTTTCTGTGCGGGCACAAAAGTAACCATTGGTCATTACCATGAGACATTATCAGAAGCTCTTCAAGGCGTTGAATTAGAACTTAGTGGCTTAGACATTACCTTCAAAGATAATGTACCAGCGCAACAATTTTGTGCTATTGAACTCGATGAACAGTCCTTTAAAGCATTGGTGTATGCCGTTAAAAATCACTACTGGTACCAAATGTATGTCGATGACCTTCCAATATGGGGTATTGTTGGAGAAATAGATGGTGATAATCACTACATTTGGACCCACAAAAAATTCGATATTGGATATAATGGAAATAGGATTGTGGAAGTGAACCTCACAGCCGAAAATAAAGAACGACTAGTGCTTAATGCAAAAATTCCTTTCACTTATGAAGTTAATTGGAAGAAGAGCAACATTAGATTTGAAGACAGGTTTGATAAATATCTAGATCCTAACTTTTTTCAACACAGGATTCATTGGTTTAGTATCTTCAACAGTTTTATGatggttatatttttagtagGTCTTGTATCAATGATTCTTATGAGAACACTGCGTAAAGATTATGCAAGGTACTCAAAAGATGATGATCTTGATGACTTAGAAAAAGATTTAGGTGATGAGTATGGTTGGAAGCAGGTGCACGGGGATGTGTTTAGGCCTGTTCCACATTTGGCCTTATTTTCTGCCCTTGTAGGAGTTGGACATCAGCTTACTGTAGTGACATTagctgttattatttttactatttttgggGAGCTCTATACTGAAAGAGGTTCTTTGCTATCAACGGCTATTTTCATATATGCTGCTACTTCCCCTATCAATGGCTACTTTGGTGGGTCTTTGTATGCTAGAATGGGTGGAAGATTATGGATCAAACAGATGCTCCTCTCTGCATTTTTGTTACCTGTACTAGTATGTGGTACAGctttctttataaatttcattgctATGTACTACCATGCATCGAGAGCCATACCTTTTGGTAGCATGATTGCAGTAATGTCAATTTGCACTTTTGTGATCTTACCTCTCACCTTAGTTGGAACAGTCCTTGGACGTAATCTGGCAGGTCAGCCTGACTATCCTTGCCGCATCAATGCTGTCCCTAGACCTATTCcagaaaaaaaatggtttatggaaccttttataataatcataatggGTGGTATTTTACCCTTTGGTTCCATATTCATTGAGATGTACTTTATCTTCACATCATTTTGggcatataaaatttattatgtatatggtTTCATGTTATTGGTCTTTTTAATTCTCATGATTGTGACTGTATGTGTAACTATTGTTTGTACTTACTTCCTGTTAAATGCAGAAGATTATCGCTGGCAATGGACTAGTTTTCTTTCGGCTGGTAGTACTGCACTGTATGTTTATCTGTATTCATTttactatttcatatttaaaaccaaaatGTATGGGCTATTTCAAACAACTTTCTACTTTGGCTACATGGCTTTGTTCAGTTTGACTTTGGGAATAATTTGTGGTACAGTTGGATATATAGGAACAAGTATAtttgttagaaaaatatattcgactGTTAAAATTGACTGA